The following are encoded in a window of Panthera leo isolate Ple1 chromosome B2, P.leo_Ple1_pat1.1, whole genome shotgun sequence genomic DNA:
- the LOC122220671 gene encoding basic salivary proline-rich protein 3-like has protein sequence MTKALHWHPSRAAESRDAVSQSLVPWWQVKAANTHPHPPPRERKPKARSAAAGHSVILTRHGPRQVCAAPSRPRRPGARLTPARLRPPARAPEGEVSLPPAAAAAHAPPGSPRVPKPAPGGRGHRRRASGESGETDGSRSRDLSPRAGNKSRVRTSGRDRPRLREGERGGGGERLSRSPDSAPRGESTDPAGRRGAEGPRSWARGIRRARLEASPAPFAPSLPLWGRRTAREGAPKRRGGDLTAKEGIRFPGRRGRPPHPCGHGAGTCRRGCSLAPSLSASPSRCSAPSPPSRPSARRTPPPETGSAREPARIPGAAPGAVPPPPAAGPVFDRAPGLSVRPQKARGLSLRPSGLVAAHRLCK, from the coding sequence ACGCATCCACACCCACCGCCCCGGGAGCGCAAACCGAAAGCGAGGAGCGCAGCAGCGGGACACTCCGTTATCCTCACCCGCCACGGGCCCCGCCAGGTGTGCGCGGCTCCATCGCGCCCGCGGCGTCCCGGCGCACGGCTCACCCCGGCTCGACTTCGCCCGCCGGCCCGGGCCCCGGAAGGCGAAGTTTCTCTCCCGCCCGCGGCGGCGGCCGCTCACGCGCCGCCCGGCTCTCCGCGGGTCCCGAAGCCTGCTCCGGGCGGTCGCGGTCACAGGCGCCGGGCCTCGGGCGAGTCGGGGGAGACCGACGGGAGCCGGAGCCGGGACCTGTCACCTCGGGCAGGAAACAAAAGCCGGGTGAGGACGAGCGGGCGCGACCGGCCTCGACTCCGCGAGGGGGagcgcggcgggggcggggagcggcTCTCGCGGTCGCCGGACTCCGCGCCTCGCGGAGAGAGCACCGACCCCGCGGGCCGGCGGGGCGCGGAGGGGCCCCGCAGTTGGGCAAGGGGCATCCGGCGCGCTCGCCTCGAGGCTTCCCCCGCCCCGTTCGCCCCGAGCCTGCCTCTCTGGGGCAGGAGAACCGCGCGTGAGGGGGCGCCGAAGCGGCGCGGCGGCGATCTGACCGCGAAGGAGGGAATTCGGTTCCCGGGGCGCCGCGGCCGCCCGCCCCATCCCTGCGGCCATGGCGCCGGTACCTGTCGCCGTGGCTGCTCCTTggccccttctctctccgccTCACCCTCGCGCTGCTCGGCCCCCAGCCCACCCAGCAGGCCGTCCGCGCGCCGGACGCCGCCGCCCGAGACTGGCAGCGCCCGCGAACCGGCCCGAATCCCCGGGGCAGCGCCCGGCGCGGtcccgcccccgccggccgcaGGACCCGTCTTCGATAGGGCCCCGGGGCTGTCAGTCCGCCCCCAAAAGGCGCGCGGGCTGTCGCTCCGCCCGTCCGGATTGGTGGCCGCGCACCGTCTATGCAAATGA